In the Helianthus annuus cultivar XRQ/B chromosome 11, HanXRQr2.0-SUNRISE, whole genome shotgun sequence genome, one interval contains:
- the LOC110920444 gene encoding xyloglucan endotransglucosylase/hydrolase protein 15 → MGHSSHNACAIALAISCLIVAASAGSFYDEMDITFGGERAKISNGGQDLSLSLDQYSGSGFQSKHEYLFGRFDMQLKLVPGNSAGTVTTFYLSSQGAGHDEIDFEFLGNTTGSPYTIHTNVYSQGKGDKEQQFHLWFDPTAAFHTYTIVWNAQRIIFLIDNIPVRVFNNHEAAGVPFPKSQPMRVYASLWNADDWATQGGRVKTDWKNAPFTAYYRKFNANADKVGPNSRSTSSVNDNQAWRTQGVDAAGRNRIRWVQNKHMIYNYCNDRTRFTNGLPAECKRSRFL, encoded by the exons ATGGGACATTCAAGCCATAATGCTTGTGCAATTGCTCTAGCAATTTCATGTCTGATTGTAGCTGCATCGGCAGGAAGTTTTTATGACGAAATGGACATCACTTTTGGAGGTGAACGTGCTAAAATTTCCAATGGCGGTCAGGATCTATCCCTTTCACTCGATCAGTACTCCGGTTCAGGTTTCCAGTCCAAGCACGAGTACCTCTTTGGAAGGTTCGACATGCAACTCAAACTAGTACCTGGAAACTCTGCTGGTACTGTCACCACCTTCTAT TTATCGTCACAAGGAGCGGGGCATGATGAGATAGACTTTGAGTTCTTGGGCAACACCACAGGAAGCCCTTACACAATCCACACCAATGTATACTCGCAAGGGAAAGGAGATAAGGAACAACAGTTTCACCTATGGTTCGACCCAACTGCCGCCTTCCACACCTACACTATTGTATGGAACGCACAAAGAATCAT TTTCTTGATTGATAACATACCAGTGAGGGTGTTTAACAACCATGAGGCTGCTGGAGTTCCCTTTCCCAAGAGCCAACCGATGAGAGTGTATGCCAGCCTGTGGAATGCAGATGACTGGGCAACCCAGGGTGGGCGTGTGAAAACTGACTGGAAAAATGCACCTTTCACCGCTTACTACAGGAAATTCAATGCCAATGCCGATAAAGTTGGTCCTAACTCAAGGTCGACAAGCTCTGTAAATGACAACCAGGCATGGAGAACTCAAGGAGTCGATGCAGCTGGCCGAAACAGGATTAGGTGGGTGCAGAACAAGCACATGATCTACAACTACTGCAATGACCGCACACGCTTTACTAACGGTCTTCCTGCTGAATGCAAACGCTCCAGATTCCTCTAA